From one Culex quinquefasciatus strain JHB chromosome 3, VPISU_Cqui_1.0_pri_paternal, whole genome shotgun sequence genomic stretch:
- the LOC6040493 gene encoding telomerase Cajal body protein 1 homolog gives MSATNESSVLGEPNGQPAEPTVDSEQQSNDVEKMAIDEPEPAAVMESDEVEDKLLNEGASEPESTLLDEAELLEETTDNPQNGSRRHEQDLFQSHSVHELARCSWDKAAKQNYVRGCLWSPDGSCVLSTVNNDGMHVFELPTDVYGAEKVSTDRPVNLLDAAVHVRESTLVYDYQWYPGMHSSVPETAVWIASRQHEPIQMWDAYTGKLRCSYKGYNAVDEVEAALSLAWSLDGAFIYGGYKKSIKLFDVKSPGREISSFTTKVTASCMTACAPLPNLMIFGSWSRSITALVTNSGDQLAVGRNSTDCSHNAGVTWLKFIPRTNLFVSGGRKDPKLMMWDIRQMTKPYHVLNRVCDTNQRIYFDTSPYGEWIVSGNTDGTVRAWNLLEVDTAHKSYQQLSFPLHRDCCNGVSFHPTMSIVATASGQFHASTTSSEEEESASPQPTEPENSLTLWWIGKTGLSEE, from the exons ATGTCCGCAACTAACGAATCGAGTGTTTTGGGAGAACCAAACGGCCAACCCGCGGAACCTACGGTCGATTCTGAGCAACAGTCCAACGATGTTGAAAAGATGGCGATTGATGAACCAGAACCTGCAGCTGTCATGGAATCAGATGAAGTCGAGGATAAGTTACTAAACGAAGGCGCGTCGGAGCCGGAATCGACCCTGCTGGATGAAGCCGAGCTTCTGGAAGAAACGACAGACAACCCACAAAACGGTTCCCGTCGGCACGAGCAGGACTTGTTCCAGTCACACAGTGTCCACGAGTTGGCGCGATGCTCGTGGGATAAGGCGGCCAAACAGAACTACGTCCGGGGATGTTTGTGGTCTCCGGATGGCTCCTGCGTGCTGTCGACAGTAAACAACGACGGAATGCACGTGTTTGAACTACCCACGGATGTGTACGGAGCGGAGAAGGTGAGCACTGACCGGCCTGTCAATCTGCTGGATGCTGCGGTACACGTTCGGGAGAGTACGTTGGTGTACGACTACCAGTGGTACCCAGGAATGCACAGTTCGGTGCCGGAAACGGCCGTTTGGATTGCTTCGAGGCAGCACGAACCAATCCAGATGTGGGACGCTTACACGGGGAAGCTACGCTGTTCGTACAAGGGATACAACGCGGTTGATGAAGTCGAAGCTGCTCTGAGTCTTGCTTGGTCGCTGGACGGGGCGTTCATCTACGGCGGGTACAAAAAGAGCATTAAGCTGTTTGACGTGAAGAGTCCCGGGAGAGAGATATCCTCATTCACCACCAAAGTGACAGCTTCCTGCATGACAGCGTGCGCACCGTTGCCCAACCTGATGATCTTCGGATCGTGGAGTCGTTCAATAACGGCGCTGGTCACCAACTCGGGTGATCAGCTCGCGGTGGGTCGAAATTCGACCGACTGCAGTCACAACGCGGGCGTCACCTGGCTCAAGTTTATTCCTCGGACGAATCTGTTCGTGTCCGGAGGTCGCAAAGATCCGAAGCTAATGATGTGGGACATTCGGCAGATGACAAAGCCGTACCACGTGCTGAATCGAGTTTGCGACACGAACCAGCGCATTTACTTTGACACATCGCCGTACGGCGAGTGGATTGTAAGTGGGAACACGGACGGAACGGTGCGAGCGTGGAACCTGCTGGAAGTTGATACGGCCCACAAATCGTACCAGCAGCTTAGC TTCCCCCTGCACCGCGACTGCTGCAACGGAGTGTCGTTCCACCCGACCATGTCGATCGTGGCCACCGCCAGCGGGCAGTTCCACGCTTCCACGACTTCATCGGAGGAGGAAGAAAGCGCGTCACCACAACCAACGGAACCGGAAAATTCCCTCACCCTGTGGTGGATCGGCAAGACGGGACTTTCGGAAGAGTAA
- the LOC6040494 gene encoding fumarate hydratase, mitochondrial isoform X2, translated as MACRIFHLSRAVLRGQAKLAAIAQQQSARALATTAKASKDVGFRTESDTFGELKVPNDKYYGAQTVRSTMNFPIGGPTERMPQPVITAMGILKKAAALVNKEYGLDPKVADAIALAADDVISGKLYDDHFPLVIWQTGSGTQSNMNVNEVISNRAIELMGGTLGSKTPVHPNDHVNKSQSSNDTFPTAIHISVARELTGNLKPAIQTLHDALKAKSDEFKDIIKIGRTHTQDAVPLTLGQEFSGYVQQMEFALQRIEACLPRVYMLALGGTAVGTGLNTRIGFAEKCAAKISELTGLPFVTAPNKFEALAARDAMVEVSGCLNTIAVSCMKIANDIRFLGSGPRCGLGELSLPENEPGSSIMPGKVNPTQCEAMTMVCAQVMGNNVAVTVGGSNGHFELNVFKPLVVSNVLRSIRLLSDSARTFSKNCVVGIQANRANIDKIMNESLMLVTALNPHIGYDKAAKIAKTAHKEGTTLKQAALKLGYLNEQQFNEWVRPENMLGPK; from the exons ATGGCGTGCAGAATCTTCCACCTGTCACGGGCCGTGCTCCGCGGTCAGGCCAAACTGGCCGCGATCGCCCAGCAGCAGTCCGCGAGGGCGCTGGCCACCACCGCCAAG GCTAGCAAAGACGTTGGCTTCCGCACCGAGTCGGACACTTTTGGCGAGTTGAAAGTGCCGAACGACAAGTACTATGGCGCGCAGACCGTTCGCTCCACGATGAACTTCCCGATCGGAGGACCTACCGAAAGGATGCCCCAGCCGGTCATCACTGCCATGGGAATTCTGAAGAAGGCTGCGGCCCTCGTCAACAAAGAGTACGGTCTGGACCCGAAGGTTGCAGACGCGATCGCCCTGGCCGCGGATGATGTCATCTCGGGCAAGCTGTACGACGATCACTTCCCGTTGGTTATCTGGCAGACCGGTTCTGGCACTCAGTCCAACATGAACGTCAACGAAGTCATCAGCAATCGGGCGATCGAGTTGATGGGCGGCACGCTGGGTTCCAAGACGCCGGTTCACCCGAACGATCACGTCAACAAGTCGCAATCCTCGAACGATACCTTCCCGACCGCGATCCACATTTCGGTGGCCCGCGAGTTGACTGGAAATTTGAAGCCAGCCATTCAGACGCTGCACGATGCGCTGAAGGCCAAGTCGGACGAATTCAAGGACATTATCAAAATTGGCCGCACTCACACCCAGGATGCGGTTCCGCTGACCCTCGGCCAGGAGTTCAGCGGCTATGTCCAGCAGATGGAGTTTGCTCTGCAGCGAATTGAAGCCTGCCTGCCTCGCGTGTACATGCTCGCCCTCGGAGGTACCGCTGTCGGCACTGGCCTCAACACGCGCATCGGATTCGCCGAGAAATGCGCCGCCAAAATCTCCGAACTCACCGGCCTGCCGTTTGTCACTGCCCCCAACAAGTTTGAAGCGCTGGCCGCTCGTGACGCCATGGTCGAGGTCTCCGGATGCCTCAACACCATCGCCGTCAGCTGCATGAAGATCGCCAACGATATCCGATTCCTCGGATCGGGTCCCCGTTGCGGCCTCGGTGAACTCAGCCTGCCAGAAAACGAACCCGGCAGCTCGATCATGCCCGGAAAGGTCAACCCAACCCAGTGCGAAGCCATGACCATGGTTTGCGCTCAGGTTATGGGCAACAACGTCGCCGTCACCGTCGGTGGATCCAACGGTCACTTTGAACTCAATGTGTTCAAACCGTTGGTCGTCTCGAATGTACTCCGATCGATCCGACTCCTCT CCGACAGCGCACGCACCTTCAGCAAGAACTGCGTCGTCGGCATCCAGGCGAACCGGGCCAACATTGACAAGATCATGAACGAGTCGTTGATGCTGGTGACGGCGCTGAACCCGCACATCGGGTACGACAAGGCGGCCAAGATTGCCAAGACGGCCCACAAGGAGGGCACGACGTTGAAGCAGGCCGCCCTCAAGCTGGGCTACCTGAACGAGCAGCAGTTCAACGAGTGGGTCCGCCCGGAGAACATGCTGGGACCGAAGTGA
- the LOC6040494 gene encoding fumarate hydratase, mitochondrial isoform X1 codes for MVDSGPIERGFWLLIRLALAIMSDIDIKSGDESSDFIPSKKVKLASKDVGFRTESDTFGELKVPNDKYYGAQTVRSTMNFPIGGPTERMPQPVITAMGILKKAAALVNKEYGLDPKVADAIALAADDVISGKLYDDHFPLVIWQTGSGTQSNMNVNEVISNRAIELMGGTLGSKTPVHPNDHVNKSQSSNDTFPTAIHISVARELTGNLKPAIQTLHDALKAKSDEFKDIIKIGRTHTQDAVPLTLGQEFSGYVQQMEFALQRIEACLPRVYMLALGGTAVGTGLNTRIGFAEKCAAKISELTGLPFVTAPNKFEALAARDAMVEVSGCLNTIAVSCMKIANDIRFLGSGPRCGLGELSLPENEPGSSIMPGKVNPTQCEAMTMVCAQVMGNNVAVTVGGSNGHFELNVFKPLVVSNVLRSIRLLSDSARTFSKNCVVGIQANRANIDKIMNESLMLVTALNPHIGYDKAAKIAKTAHKEGTTLKQAALKLGYLNEQQFNEWVRPENMLGPK; via the exons ATGGTTGATTCCGGTCCGATAGAACGCGGTTTTTGGTTGCTCATTCGATTAGCACTTGCAATAATGTCTGATATCGATATCAAAAGTGGTGACGAGTCGAGTGATTTCATACCAAGCAAGAAAGTAAAGTTG GCTAGCAAAGACGTTGGCTTCCGCACCGAGTCGGACACTTTTGGCGAGTTGAAAGTGCCGAACGACAAGTACTATGGCGCGCAGACCGTTCGCTCCACGATGAACTTCCCGATCGGAGGACCTACCGAAAGGATGCCCCAGCCGGTCATCACTGCCATGGGAATTCTGAAGAAGGCTGCGGCCCTCGTCAACAAAGAGTACGGTCTGGACCCGAAGGTTGCAGACGCGATCGCCCTGGCCGCGGATGATGTCATCTCGGGCAAGCTGTACGACGATCACTTCCCGTTGGTTATCTGGCAGACCGGTTCTGGCACTCAGTCCAACATGAACGTCAACGAAGTCATCAGCAATCGGGCGATCGAGTTGATGGGCGGCACGCTGGGTTCCAAGACGCCGGTTCACCCGAACGATCACGTCAACAAGTCGCAATCCTCGAACGATACCTTCCCGACCGCGATCCACATTTCGGTGGCCCGCGAGTTGACTGGAAATTTGAAGCCAGCCATTCAGACGCTGCACGATGCGCTGAAGGCCAAGTCGGACGAATTCAAGGACATTATCAAAATTGGCCGCACTCACACCCAGGATGCGGTTCCGCTGACCCTCGGCCAGGAGTTCAGCGGCTATGTCCAGCAGATGGAGTTTGCTCTGCAGCGAATTGAAGCCTGCCTGCCTCGCGTGTACATGCTCGCCCTCGGAGGTACCGCTGTCGGCACTGGCCTCAACACGCGCATCGGATTCGCCGAGAAATGCGCCGCCAAAATCTCCGAACTCACCGGCCTGCCGTTTGTCACTGCCCCCAACAAGTTTGAAGCGCTGGCCGCTCGTGACGCCATGGTCGAGGTCTCCGGATGCCTCAACACCATCGCCGTCAGCTGCATGAAGATCGCCAACGATATCCGATTCCTCGGATCGGGTCCCCGTTGCGGCCTCGGTGAACTCAGCCTGCCAGAAAACGAACCCGGCAGCTCGATCATGCCCGGAAAGGTCAACCCAACCCAGTGCGAAGCCATGACCATGGTTTGCGCTCAGGTTATGGGCAACAACGTCGCCGTCACCGTCGGTGGATCCAACGGTCACTTTGAACTCAATGTGTTCAAACCGTTGGTCGTCTCGAATGTACTCCGATCGATCCGACTCCTCT CCGACAGCGCACGCACCTTCAGCAAGAACTGCGTCGTCGGCATCCAGGCGAACCGGGCCAACATTGACAAGATCATGAACGAGTCGTTGATGCTGGTGACGGCGCTGAACCCGCACATCGGGTACGACAAGGCGGCCAAGATTGCCAAGACGGCCCACAAGGAGGGCACGACGTTGAAGCAGGCCGCCCTCAAGCTGGGCTACCTGAACGAGCAGCAGTTCAACGAGTGGGTCCGCCCGGAGAACATGCTGGGACCGAAGTGA
- the LOC6040494 gene encoding fumarate hydratase, mitochondrial isoform X3 — protein sequence MASKDVGFRTESDTFGELKVPNDKYYGAQTVRSTMNFPIGGPTERMPQPVITAMGILKKAAALVNKEYGLDPKVADAIALAADDVISGKLYDDHFPLVIWQTGSGTQSNMNVNEVISNRAIELMGGTLGSKTPVHPNDHVNKSQSSNDTFPTAIHISVARELTGNLKPAIQTLHDALKAKSDEFKDIIKIGRTHTQDAVPLTLGQEFSGYVQQMEFALQRIEACLPRVYMLALGGTAVGTGLNTRIGFAEKCAAKISELTGLPFVTAPNKFEALAARDAMVEVSGCLNTIAVSCMKIANDIRFLGSGPRCGLGELSLPENEPGSSIMPGKVNPTQCEAMTMVCAQVMGNNVAVTVGGSNGHFELNVFKPLVVSNVLRSIRLLSDSARTFSKNCVVGIQANRANIDKIMNESLMLVTALNPHIGYDKAAKIAKTAHKEGTTLKQAALKLGYLNEQQFNEWVRPENMLGPK from the exons ATG GCTAGCAAAGACGTTGGCTTCCGCACCGAGTCGGACACTTTTGGCGAGTTGAAAGTGCCGAACGACAAGTACTATGGCGCGCAGACCGTTCGCTCCACGATGAACTTCCCGATCGGAGGACCTACCGAAAGGATGCCCCAGCCGGTCATCACTGCCATGGGAATTCTGAAGAAGGCTGCGGCCCTCGTCAACAAAGAGTACGGTCTGGACCCGAAGGTTGCAGACGCGATCGCCCTGGCCGCGGATGATGTCATCTCGGGCAAGCTGTACGACGATCACTTCCCGTTGGTTATCTGGCAGACCGGTTCTGGCACTCAGTCCAACATGAACGTCAACGAAGTCATCAGCAATCGGGCGATCGAGTTGATGGGCGGCACGCTGGGTTCCAAGACGCCGGTTCACCCGAACGATCACGTCAACAAGTCGCAATCCTCGAACGATACCTTCCCGACCGCGATCCACATTTCGGTGGCCCGCGAGTTGACTGGAAATTTGAAGCCAGCCATTCAGACGCTGCACGATGCGCTGAAGGCCAAGTCGGACGAATTCAAGGACATTATCAAAATTGGCCGCACTCACACCCAGGATGCGGTTCCGCTGACCCTCGGCCAGGAGTTCAGCGGCTATGTCCAGCAGATGGAGTTTGCTCTGCAGCGAATTGAAGCCTGCCTGCCTCGCGTGTACATGCTCGCCCTCGGAGGTACCGCTGTCGGCACTGGCCTCAACACGCGCATCGGATTCGCCGAGAAATGCGCCGCCAAAATCTCCGAACTCACCGGCCTGCCGTTTGTCACTGCCCCCAACAAGTTTGAAGCGCTGGCCGCTCGTGACGCCATGGTCGAGGTCTCCGGATGCCTCAACACCATCGCCGTCAGCTGCATGAAGATCGCCAACGATATCCGATTCCTCGGATCGGGTCCCCGTTGCGGCCTCGGTGAACTCAGCCTGCCAGAAAACGAACCCGGCAGCTCGATCATGCCCGGAAAGGTCAACCCAACCCAGTGCGAAGCCATGACCATGGTTTGCGCTCAGGTTATGGGCAACAACGTCGCCGTCACCGTCGGTGGATCCAACGGTCACTTTGAACTCAATGTGTTCAAACCGTTGGTCGTCTCGAATGTACTCCGATCGATCCGACTCCTCT CCGACAGCGCACGCACCTTCAGCAAGAACTGCGTCGTCGGCATCCAGGCGAACCGGGCCAACATTGACAAGATCATGAACGAGTCGTTGATGCTGGTGACGGCGCTGAACCCGCACATCGGGTACGACAAGGCGGCCAAGATTGCCAAGACGGCCCACAAGGAGGGCACGACGTTGAAGCAGGCCGCCCTCAAGCTGGGCTACCTGAACGAGCAGCAGTTCAACGAGTGGGTCCGCCCGGAGAACATGCTGGGACCGAAGTGA